Below is a window of Halomicrobium mukohataei DSM 12286 DNA.
AGATCGGGCGCACGTATCGCTACGTCGCCCAGGAGCTCAAGCTCAAGATGGAGCCGGTCGACCCCAAACAGTACGTGCCGCGCTTCGCCAGCGAACTCGAACTGAGCGAGGAGGTCCAGTCGAAGGCCAACGAGATCATCGACGTGACCGCCGAGCAGGGCCTGCTGTCGGGCAAGTCCCCCACGGGCTACGCCGCGGCGGCGATCTACGCCGCGTCGCTGCTGTGCAACGAGAAGAAGACCCAGCGAGAGGTCGCCGACGTCGCCCAGGTGACCGAAGTGACGATCCGGAACCGCTACCAGGAACAGATCGAAGCGATGGGCATCCACTGATTCCGATCGTTTAGCCGTACGACGGTTTTTCCTCGACTCCTTCGGTGATCGCCGGTCACGAATAGACGATCGCAAGCAGTGTGAGTGACTGCCCCACACTCAGGACGCGTTTTCACGATGCGTCTTCACGGCATCGCCAGAGATGTACAGCCGGTAGAGTCAGTCAGACGGCTGTGCGTCGTGGTCTGGAGCCATCACCGCGTCCTCGTCTTCGAACACCTGCGTCCCGAGTTCTTCGACGATCGCCTCGCCACTGAGCGCAAGCAGGCCGAAGCCGACCTTCGTCACCACGTCGAGGTAGGCGACGACCAGCGCCGTCGTTTCGAGGTCCATCAGCCCGAGTCCGGACTGTCCGAGGATCCAGATGATCGGATAGATGCCCCAGAGCACGACGACGAAGTTGCGCAGCGTCTCGTAGACACCGAATCCGACCTCCGAGAGCGTGTCGACGGCCGCGTCTGTGATCGCGCCGTACAGCAGGTAGCCGACGCCGACGAAGGCGAGCCCGCCCAGCGCGAACAGTCCCCAGGAGAGCAGCCCTCCGATCACCGCGCCCGCGAATCCGAAGACGATCGTCAGGACCTGCAAGCCGACGAGTTTCCCGATCGTCTCGCGGTCGGCACCCGCGAACAGCCCGAGGAACAGGACGTTCAGGGGTGTCGTCAGCAGCCAGTCGACGTAGCGGGGAATCCAGACGGTGTGGGTTCCCGTGTCGAAGCCGCCGATGCCGAGTGCCATGATCGCGTAGGCGAAGATCGCGATGCCGGGAATCGAGACCAGCACCGCGTACCGGGTGCGTCTCTCGGCCGGGACGAGCCTGAAGCCGTAGGCGAGAATTGCCGTCCCAGCGAGCATACCGATCGTACCGAGTGTGAACCAGAGTTCTATCATCGTTAGTCGTCGTCAGTGGCCGCAGTCGTCTGCTGGCCGGGACTCTCGGCAGACTGCACCGAGAACCGGTCGAGCGCCTGTTCGAGTTCGTCTGCACGCTGTCTGAGTTCCGTCGCGGAGTCAGACACCTCGCCGATGGAGTGTGCCTGGTCCTCGGCCGCACCGGCGACCGTGTCCGCCTCCGTCGCGGTCTCCTGGCTGATCTCGGTCAGCTTGTCGATCATCTCCAGCAGCTCCGTCGCCGTCTCTGCCTGCTCTTCGGTCGCCCGGTCGATCTCCTGGATACCGGCGTCGACCTCCTCCGTGTACTCGACAATGGTCTCCAGGGCGTTGACGGCCTCTTCGACGGTCTCGACGCCGTCGGTGATCCGCTGGCTGGTCGACTCCATCGTCTCGACGGTGTCGCCGGCCTGTGACTGGATGCGCTCGATGCGCTCCTCGATGTCCCCCGCGGCCTCTTTGGTCTCTTCGGCGAGGCCCTTGATCTCGTCTGCGACGACGGCGAAGCCCGCGCCCTCCGCGTCGGCGTGGGCCGCCTCGATCGAGGCGTTGAGCGCGAGCATGTTGGTCTGCTCGACGATCTGGGTGATCACCGAGACGATCTCGCCGATCTCGTCGAGATCCTCGTCGAGCGCGTTGATCTCGGCGACGGTCTCCTCGGTCTCGGCCTCGATGCTGTTCATCTCCTCGATGGCCTCCTGGGCCGCACTACGGCCGTCTTCGCCGACCTCGGCGGCCGACTGGGACGTGTCGGCCACCTGCTGGGCCGACGCCGCCATCTCCTCGGAGGCCGCAGAGAGGTTCTCCATCTCCGAGGCCGCGTTCTGGAGTCGTTCGCTCTGTTCGTTCGTCCCGTCGAAGATCTCCTGGATCGACTCGCTGACCTGCTGGCTGGCCCGGTCGACCCGCTGGGCGTTCGTCCCCACGTCGTCGCTCGCCTGCAACACGTTGCTCGCGAAGGACTTCATCTCGGCGATGGTCGTAGAGAGATCCGCCAGCATGGCGTTGATCTCCTCGCCGACCTCGCTCATCGCGTCGTTCATGCTCTCGGTGTCGACGCGGACGGTGAGGTCGCCGTCGGCCGCAGAGGACAGTGCGTCACTGTACTCGGTGGCCTTCAGTTCGAGGTGGCCCGTCAGTGCCTCCATCTCTGCCTGCTCTTCCTCGGCGTCCTCACGAGCCTGTTGGGCGTCGCTCTTGGCTTGCTCGGCCTCGCGTCGTGCCTCCTCGGCGTCTGAGATCGTCTCTCGGAGGTTCGTCCGCATGTCGTCGAGCGACTGGTACAGCGAGCCGATCTCGTCGGTCCGGGCGGTGGTCAGGTCCACGTCGAGGTCGCCGGCACCCATCTCCTCGGCCCTGTTGGAGAGTCGGCGAAGGGAGACGATCGTGCCGCTCCCGATCGTGACGCCGACGAGCCCGAGGTTGATCACCGCGAACAACACGATCCCGATCAGGTCGGAGTTGATCTGGGAGCTCAGCGCGTAGGCCTCGCTCCGGTCGGAGTGGACCATCACCGTCCAGTCGGCCGTTTCGAGCGTCGTCATGCCCATCAGCGTGTCGCCCATCGCCACGAACCCGGATTCACCCGACGCCGGCATCGTCATGCTGCCGTCGTGTGCCGTGTTGATCTTGCTACTGTTGGGGTGGGCGATGTACTGACCGTCGTCGTTGACCACGGCGGTGTATGACCCGTCACGCTGGTCGGAGAACGCCTCCGTCCGCTCCTTCAGATCGGTCATGAAGACGATCGCGTGATCGCTGTCGCCCTCGACCGGCGAGAGAACGGCGATGATCGGGTGGTCGACGATCGAGACCTGGAATGGATCGGTCACGTGCGTGTCGTCCGGCCCCTCGAAGCTCGGGGGGTCGGTCGCGAACGGCGCTCCCTGCTCGCTGGCGTCGACGCCGACGAAGTCCTCGTTCGAACTGGCCTCGATCTCCATCGTCGTCGTGTCGACGTAGTGGACTGCGACGACGTCGGCCGGGAGCCTGTCGTTGTCCTGTAAGGTGTTCAACTGCGCCTGTATCTCGCTGGTCGACCCGGACTCGAAGACCGGCAGCGCAGAGGTCATCCGGACGCTCTGTCGAGCCGACTCGAGCCACGCGTCGATCTGGTCGGCCTGAGTCGCCGAGGTCGCGCGCAGATCGGACGCTACGTCGGACTCCAGCTCGTCTGAAGCCTGGACGCTCACCACAGCGCCGACGGCGATGACGACGATCACCGCCAGCGCCAGCGCGAGTCCGAGTCGCAGGGCGTAACTGTCCCCGATAAACTCAGGAAGGAGAGATGATGTCTCAGAACTCATCGTGTCGATGCTGGGCGTTCACGGATTAATAGATTCGCGCGCAGTTTTCAGCGGTGATAAGCGGATTCTGAAACGCGGGGGTCTCCCGGGACGGTGTCCCCGTCGAGGGCCGATCTGTCGTCGCCAGAACCCATAGAACTGTGGGTATCGCCCACCGATTCGTGACGTGTCGGCCGTGCCGGACACGCCACCGAGTCGTCGGACACGTCGCCTCGCCGTTCGTCCCGCCGTCACTTCGTCTTATACTGGCTGTAACTGTTTCAAGTGCTCTGTTGAATCCGCAGACGGCACTGGGATTGAGGCTGAAGATACAGTTATCAGACTCCATTGGTGGCGAATTCTTACGACCGACCTTCGATTGATGGGTCAGCTTTGGAGAGCGAAAGCAGATTCTGACTCGCTATCTGTTGCCGACTCCATCTGACACACTGGACGCTATAGTAGCCATTGAAAATCAATGCACACCCGATCGCACGACGGCAGTGCGATCGGTGTGTAAATCGTTTCAATTGTTACTATAGCCCGTCGACTTGGCCGCCATCACCGGATTCAACAGAGTAGAGTCAGGCTTATCCGAGATCCAGATTGCGGTGTGATTATTACAGCATTCCCAGAATTATTCGTATGAAATCCGTTGAACTATCTGTGAAATTCGACGAGAACCCAGTTAGTCAGGCGATGGTCACTGGGAGAATTCAGGTTGTCGCAGACGGACAGACCTTAACTCGTCTTATTGACGAGAACGGCGAACTCGTTACCGACAGGACGGCCCCATGCGGATACGTCGGAACACGTATTTTATTTGATTTGCTCAATCTAACGAAAGCGGTGAGTTTACTGAAACGCGGCAATGTAGGTCTTTACGAGCAGTATCGATCCGAATTTACTGGAGAACGGTTTGACTTGTTATTTGAACGGCTGTCGGATAACGCTGTCCGGATCTGTTATCAAGATCGAACGACCAAGTCCAAATCGGTTGAGCATCCAGCACCACCTGCTGAAGTGGCATTGGGTGCTTCTGTAGAACTTGATGAGCTCTGCGATCAGGTGATCTCATGTGATGAACGACTTCTCAAGTTTGCAAGAGAGGCTGATTTGGATGTTGAAGAGCCGCCGCTTGCCGCCATCTCAGAGATTGTGAGTGAGTTGGAGAGATTGCGGGAGGATTACGAGGGCTTCCCACAGTGATTCAGTTCTCCATCTAAGCTTTTACTGAACAGCATCGCGTTAAGTTTGGCGTGCTCTGTTGAATCCGCAGACGGCACTGGGATTGAGGCTGAAGACACAGTTATCAGACTCCATTGGTGACGAATTCTTACAACCGACCTTCGATTGATGGGTCAGCTTTGGAGAGCGAAAGCAGATTCTGACTCGCTATTTGTTGCCGAGTCCATCTGACACACTGGACGCTATAGTAGCCATTGAAAATCAATGCACACCCGATCGCACGACAGCAGTGCGATCGGTGTGTAAATCGTTTCAATTGTTACTATAGCCCGTCGACTTGGCCGCCATCACCGGATTCAACAGAGTAGTTTCAAGAGATTCGCGATACGGGATCGCGAAATTCTTCACAGACGTACAGCCGGTAGTATCAGAAACGAAAGGCTCCGCTGTGGGCAACTCGGACTGGGTTTTATCCGCTGTCGGCCCGAGCTACCCCGTATGTCAGTCGAATTTGACTTCGACGGCAGCGTCGTACTGGTGACCGGCGTCGGCGGTGCTCTCGGTGGTGCCGTCGCTCGTGCGTTCGACGACGCCGGTGCGACGGTCTGTGGAGCCGACATCGTCGCCCCGGAGAGCGAGGACTTCCTGCTCGACGAGACGGAAGCCATCGACTACTACCAGGGCGATTTCACCGACGAGGACGACGTGGCCGACATCGTGGCCGGTGTGGTCGAAGAGCACGGCCGCCTCGACGCCCTCTGTAACATCGCCGGGACGTGGCGCGGCGGCGATCCGATCCACGAGACCGACGCCGACACGTTCGACTTCCTGTTCGACGTAAATCTCAAGACGATGTTTCTGGCGTCGAAACACGCGCTTCCGCACCTCCGAGAGAGTGAGGGTGCCGTCGTCTCGGTCTCGGCGCGCTCCTCGCTTGAGGGTGGCGAGGGCGACGGAATCTACCGCGCGACCAAGGCCGGCGTGCGACTTCTGACCGAGACGATTGCCGCCGAAAACGAGGGGGTCGTCCGGGCCAACGCGGTCATGCCGAGCGTCATCGACACGCCGATGAACCGCGAGATGATGCCCGACGCCGACTTCGAGACGTGGGTCGACCCGGACGATATCGCGACGATGATGCTGTTCCTGTGCTCGGAGGGAGCCCCCGTCACCAGCGGCGCTGCGGTCCCGGTGTACGGCGAAGCCTGACGCGCTGGTAGCCCCGGCCTGCCGAACACAGCGGGCCGGTCACCCGATCCTCAGATAGCCTCGACGGCGTCGAGCACGTCGTCGTACTCCGGCTCGACGCCGGGATCGTCGCTCACCCAGGCGTACTGGACGACGCCGTCGCCGTCGATGACGAACACGGAGCGTTTGGCGACGCCGTCGACACCCAGTTCGTCGAAGTCCATCGAGAGGCCCCACTCGTCGACGACCTCGCGGTTCGAGTCGCTGAGCAGGTCGAACTCCAGACCGAGCTTGTCGCGGAACTCGTTCTGTGAGAACGGCGTGTCGATGCTGACGCCGTACACG
It encodes the following:
- a CDS encoding SDR family oxidoreductase, which translates into the protein MSVEFDFDGSVVLVTGVGGALGGAVARAFDDAGATVCGADIVAPESEDFLLDETEAIDYYQGDFTDEDDVADIVAGVVEEHGRLDALCNIAGTWRGGDPIHETDADTFDFLFDVNLKTMFLASKHALPHLRESEGAVVSVSARSSLEGGEGDGIYRATKAGVRLLTETIAAENEGVVRANAVMPSVIDTPMNREMMPDADFETWVDPDDIATMMLFLCSEGAPVTSGAAVPVYGEA
- a CDS encoding redoxin domain-containing protein, producing the protein MLSTGDEAPSFTAPLANGDIESFTLTDRLDEAPIVLAFFPGAFTGVCTHEMNTFQDRLDDFSEAGASVYGVSIDTPFSQNEFRDKLGLEFDLLSDSNREVVDEWGLSMDFDELGVDGVAKRSVFVIDGDGVVQYAWVSDDPGVEPEYDDVLDAVEAI
- a CDS encoding bacteriorhodopsin, whose product is MIELWFTLGTIGMLAGTAILAYGFRLVPAERRTRYAVLVSIPGIAIFAYAIMALGIGGFDTGTHTVWIPRYVDWLLTTPLNVLFLGLFAGADRETIGKLVGLQVLTIVFGFAGAVIGGLLSWGLFALGGLAFVGVGYLLYGAITDAAVDTLSEVGFGVYETLRNFVVVLWGIYPIIWILGQSGLGLMDLETTALVVAYLDVVTKVGFGLLALSGEAIVEELGTQVFEDEDAVMAPDHDAQPSD
- a CDS encoding methyl-accepting chemotaxis protein produces the protein MSSETSSLLPEFIGDSYALRLGLALALAVIVVIAVGAVVSVQASDELESDVASDLRATSATQADQIDAWLESARQSVRMTSALPVFESGSTSEIQAQLNTLQDNDRLPADVVAVHYVDTTTMEIEASSNEDFVGVDASEQGAPFATDPPSFEGPDDTHVTDPFQVSIVDHPIIAVLSPVEGDSDHAIVFMTDLKERTEAFSDQRDGSYTAVVNDDGQYIAHPNSSKINTAHDGSMTMPASGESGFVAMGDTLMGMTTLETADWTVMVHSDRSEAYALSSQINSDLIGIVLFAVINLGLVGVTIGSGTIVSLRRLSNRAEEMGAGDLDVDLTTARTDEIGSLYQSLDDMRTNLRETISDAEEARREAEQAKSDAQQAREDAEEEQAEMEALTGHLELKATEYSDALSSAADGDLTVRVDTESMNDAMSEVGEEINAMLADLSTTIAEMKSFASNVLQASDDVGTNAQRVDRASQQVSESIQEIFDGTNEQSERLQNAASEMENLSAASEEMAASAQQVADTSQSAAEVGEDGRSAAQEAIEEMNSIEAETEETVAEINALDEDLDEIGEIVSVITQIVEQTNMLALNASIEAAHADAEGAGFAVVADEIKGLAEETKEAAGDIEERIERIQSQAGDTVETMESTSQRITDGVETVEEAVNALETIVEYTEEVDAGIQEIDRATEEQAETATELLEMIDKLTEISQETATEADTVAGAAEDQAHSIGEVSDSATELRQRADELEQALDRFSVQSAESPGQQTTAATDDD